One window of the Planctomycetia bacterium genome contains the following:
- the glmM gene encoding phosphoglucosamine mutase produces MPEPIISVSGLRGIIGESLSPATAMRYVAAFVGTLPEGPIVVTRDGRASGPMLCDAIRAAIAACGRRCLDGGVAATPTTGILVRTHRAAGGIQISASHNPPAYNGIKLFTGEGRVAPANAGLLVLERYRSGIEPAWVAHDRLGDVVVLEDTTTAHLQTVLATIDVAAIRARKFRVLLDANHGSGSVLGKRLLDELGCTTTILGGTPDGQFAHVPEPTAENLVGVSAKVVEARADIGFCQDPDADRLALIDELGNYIGEEYTPALCAEHVLAKLKRDSGSAGAVVTNCSTSRMIEDIAAKHGATFTRSAVGEANVVDEMKKRSAVYGGEGNGGVIDPRVGYVRDSFAGMALMLDALASRQLSLSRFAAELPRYEIVKTKITLPAEKLAPGLAALRKHFSDAEVDTLDGLRLDWPKSWLLVRASNTEPVVRAIAEAPTEEEAARLCRETAEVLSRI; encoded by the coding sequence ATGCCGGAACCGATCATCAGCGTCAGCGGCCTGCGAGGAATCATCGGTGAAAGCCTTTCGCCGGCGACGGCGATGCGCTACGTCGCTGCGTTTGTCGGCACGCTTCCGGAAGGTCCGATCGTCGTGACGCGCGATGGCCGCGCGAGCGGGCCGATGCTGTGCGACGCCATCCGAGCGGCGATCGCGGCCTGCGGACGACGCTGCCTCGACGGCGGAGTCGCAGCCACGCCGACGACCGGTATCCTGGTGCGCACGCATCGTGCCGCCGGCGGCATTCAGATTTCCGCCAGCCACAACCCGCCGGCATATAACGGCATCAAGCTCTTCACCGGCGAAGGGCGCGTCGCTCCCGCGAACGCAGGCTTGCTCGTGCTGGAGCGCTATCGAAGCGGCATTGAGCCGGCTTGGGTCGCGCACGACCGACTCGGCGACGTCGTCGTGCTGGAAGACACGACCACCGCACATCTGCAAACGGTGCTGGCGACGATCGACGTCGCGGCGATCCGGGCGAGGAAGTTTCGCGTGCTACTCGATGCGAACCACGGTTCGGGTAGCGTGCTGGGCAAGCGATTGCTGGACGAACTAGGTTGCACGACGACGATTCTCGGCGGCACGCCCGACGGGCAATTCGCGCATGTGCCGGAACCGACGGCGGAGAACTTGGTCGGGGTGTCAGCGAAGGTCGTCGAAGCTCGGGCGGATATCGGCTTCTGTCAGGATCCCGATGCCGATCGCCTGGCACTCATCGATGAGCTGGGCAACTACATCGGTGAGGAATATACGCCCGCCCTTTGCGCCGAGCACGTGCTTGCCAAGCTCAAACGAGACTCGGGCTCGGCCGGCGCCGTGGTGACGAATTGCTCGACGAGTCGGATGATCGAAGACATCGCCGCGAAACATGGTGCGACGTTCACGCGCTCGGCGGTGGGGGAAGCGAATGTCGTCGATGAAATGAAAAAGCGAAGTGCCGTTTACGGCGGCGAAGGAAACGGCGGAGTCATTGATCCGCGCGTCGGCTATGTGCGGGACAGCTTCGCCGGAATGGCGCTGATGCTGGATGCGCTGGCCTCGCGACAACTTTCGCTGAGCCGATTCGCAGCAGAATTGCCTCGCTACGAGATCGTGAAAACGAAGATCACGCTCCCGGCCGAGAAACTCGCTCCGGGCTTGGCGGCACTGCGAAAGCACTTCTCCGATGCCGAGGTGGACACACTCGACGGCCTCCGGCTCGACTGGCCGAAGAGCTGGCTGCTAGTTCGCGCAAGCAACACCGAACCGGTCGTGCGGGCGATCGCCGAGGCACCTACGGAAGAGGAAGCGGCCAGGCTCTGCCGTGAGACGGCCGAGGTCTTGAGCCGCATCTAA
- a CDS encoding phospho-sugar mutase — protein sequence MSLDLKSLTSQIQQSVEAGRLTKSAAENIHVWLTEPRYGEYAAEVASHVVAGKWKELDDAFWTIIPFGTGGRRGRMYPIGSNAINDRTIGESAQGLANYVKRHMAPGTKQACAIGYDTRHRSRQFAELCAEVMVAAGFQVFFLDGYRSTPEVSFTVRYKNCACGLMVTASHNPPSDNAVKAYWAGGVQVIPPHDKGVIDEVMACTKIERTPFKEALAAGTVVYCQDEVDAAYLQAAHTQSFAGPRELKIIYSPLHGVGAATIMPLLDRDGFKNVELFAPQAEPDGDFPNVPGHVSNPENPAVFDSMIARAKETGAEFILATDPDADRVGCAARVKAGGEWRTFTGNQIGALLTDYVLERRKGAGSLSPKHYVVKTLVTTDMVRRIADSYGVRTIGDLHVGFKWIGRAIDLEGPAEFVLGTEESHGYLTGTHARDKDANVAAMLLAELAARVKSEGKTLHEKLDSLYWQHGCHVERLYNQSLPGSEGMAKTRKLMETLRTTPPATLGGLKVRQARDYLNLTIKTPSGTSKPLVAEKGDMIVLDFADEGNFVAVRPSGTEPKVKYYMFAYEPAEQLANLEVAKQELTERLIRIEKDFQAIAASL from the coding sequence ATGTCGCTCGATCTCAAGTCCCTGACGTCGCAAATTCAACAGTCCGTCGAAGCGGGCCGGCTTACGAAATCGGCCGCCGAAAACATCCACGTGTGGCTGACGGAGCCCCGCTACGGTGAATATGCGGCCGAAGTTGCTTCGCATGTCGTGGCCGGCAAGTGGAAAGAACTCGACGACGCGTTTTGGACGATCATCCCTTTCGGAACCGGCGGACGCCGCGGTCGAATGTATCCGATCGGTTCCAATGCGATCAACGACCGCACCATCGGCGAAAGCGCGCAAGGGCTCGCGAACTACGTGAAACGGCACATGGCTCCGGGCACGAAGCAAGCCTGCGCCATCGGCTACGACACGCGGCACCGCTCGCGTCAGTTCGCCGAACTTTGTGCCGAAGTGATGGTCGCGGCCGGCTTCCAGGTTTTCTTTCTTGATGGATATCGAAGCACGCCCGAGGTGTCGTTCACGGTTCGCTACAAGAACTGTGCGTGCGGTCTGATGGTGACGGCGAGCCACAATCCCCCGAGCGATAATGCCGTGAAGGCCTATTGGGCCGGCGGCGTGCAGGTGATCCCGCCGCACGACAAAGGGGTGATCGACGAAGTCATGGCTTGCACGAAGATCGAGCGCACTCCTTTCAAGGAAGCGCTCGCCGCCGGCACCGTCGTTTATTGCCAAGACGAAGTCGACGCGGCCTATTTGCAAGCGGCGCATACGCAAAGTTTCGCCGGACCGCGCGAGCTCAAGATCATCTACTCGCCGCTGCACGGCGTCGGCGCAGCGACGATCATGCCGCTCTTAGATCGAGACGGTTTCAAAAACGTCGAGTTGTTCGCACCTCAGGCCGAGCCCGACGGCGACTTCCCGAATGTGCCGGGCCATGTCTCGAATCCGGAGAATCCGGCGGTCTTCGATTCGATGATCGCGCGTGCGAAGGAGACCGGCGCCGAGTTTATCCTTGCGACCGATCCCGACGCCGATCGAGTTGGCTGCGCCGCGCGAGTAAAGGCCGGCGGGGAATGGCGCACGTTTACCGGCAATCAGATCGGCGCACTGCTGACCGATTACGTGCTCGAACGTCGCAAAGGGGCCGGCTCGTTGTCACCGAAACACTATGTCGTAAAGACGCTCGTCACGACCGACATGGTTCGCCGCATCGCGGATAGCTACGGAGTCCGTACGATCGGCGATCTGCATGTCGGCTTCAAGTGGATCGGGCGGGCGATCGATCTCGAAGGCCCCGCCGAATTCGTGCTCGGTACGGAAGAGTCGCACGGTTATCTCACCGGCACGCACGCACGTGATAAAGACGCCAACGTCGCGGCCATGCTCTTGGCCGAGCTCGCCGCGCGCGTGAAGTCGGAAGGAAAGACGCTGCATGAGAAGCTCGACTCGCTCTATTGGCAACATGGTTGCCATGTCGAACGGCTTTACAACCAAAGCCTGCCCGGCAGCGAAGGAATGGCGAAGACGCGCAAGCTCATGGAGACCTTGCGAACTACGCCTCCGGCCACGCTCGGGGGCTTGAAAGTGCGGCAGGCGCGCGACTATCTTAATCTCACGATCAAGACTCCGTCCGGCACGTCGAAACCCCTCGTCGCGGAAAAGGGAGATATGATCGTGCTCGATTTCGCCGACGAAGGAAACTTCGTCGCCGTTCGCCCGTCGGGCACGGAGCCGAAAGTGAAATACTATATGTTCGCGTATGAACCGGCCGAGCAGTTGGCGAATTTAGAAGTCGCGAAGCAAGAGCTCACGGAGCGATTGATCCGCATCGAAAAGGATTTCCAAGCAATCGCCGCCTCGCTTTGA
- a CDS encoding sugar phosphate isomerase/epimerase yields MSRNVPRRSFLKTAAVAAGGLAASSFMSRVLQAADFEGFEVGLQIYSLRGYALDNALQHCHDLEVRDIEFFGGMFSPDSTAEQIAALKEKLEGYGQVISAHGVNRLTKDYEKNKKLFQFAKAAGIRNITADPDPDSFENLDSLVKEFDIRVAIHNHGPTHRYNKVTDVLHAIEKHDERIGACADLGHYIRSGEKPEDVIRALKGRLYGVHLKDFADMQDKTKGVILGKGHMNVDQTFVALREVKFPADGALSLEYEENPKDPIADIKECLAVARASAKKVQQG; encoded by the coding sequence ATGTCGCGGAACGTCCCACGTCGAAGCTTTCTGAAAACTGCGGCGGTCGCTGCGGGCGGATTGGCCGCCTCTTCGTTCATGTCGCGCGTGCTACAAGCTGCCGACTTCGAGGGCTTCGAAGTCGGGTTGCAGATCTACTCGCTCCGCGGCTACGCCCTCGACAATGCGTTGCAACATTGCCACGATCTCGAAGTTCGCGACATCGAATTCTTCGGCGGCATGTTCAGCCCGGACAGCACCGCAGAGCAAATCGCGGCGCTCAAGGAGAAGCTCGAAGGATACGGCCAAGTGATCTCGGCGCACGGCGTGAACCGGCTGACGAAGGACTACGAAAAGAACAAGAAGTTGTTCCAGTTCGCCAAGGCCGCCGGCATCCGCAACATCACGGCCGATCCCGATCCCGATTCGTTCGAGAATCTCGACTCGCTGGTCAAGGAGTTCGACATTCGCGTGGCGATCCACAACCACGGCCCGACGCATCGCTACAACAAAGTGACCGACGTCTTGCATGCGATCGAAAAGCACGACGAACGGATCGGCGCTTGTGCCGACTTGGGCCACTACATCCGCTCGGGCGAGAAGCCGGAAGACGTGATCCGCGCCCTCAAGGGCCGGCTCTACGGCGTGCATCTCAAGGACTTCGCCGACATGCAGGACAAGACCAAGGGGGTGATCCTCGGCAAGGGGCACATGAACGTCGATCAAACCTTCGTCGCTTTGCGCGAGGTGAAGTTCCCGGCCGACGGAGCGCTGTCGCTCGAGTACGAAGAGAACCCGAAAGATCCGATCGCCGACATTAAGGAATGCCTCGCCGTGGCGCGAGCTTCGGCGAAGAAAGTTCAGCAAGGCTAA
- a CDS encoding excinuclease ABC subunit UvrC → MRYILTTRKYSPNSFFEGIVVDDGPIEGEPKKKKTRGSRASDPAAQLSAETPAEEAVIADDVTLPKPEEQATADAVDSETVDPETKSVILEFGLGYGRAAARVKEFPHKPGVYLMKDSTGRVIYIGKAKDLRNRASSYFLKVAAVERRTAELVREICDIDYIECDSEVDALLAESRLIKDIQPKFNQDLKDDKSFPYLEIFVREDFPRVEFTREPQDRGTKLYGPFASAGSLRGAIAVLQKVFKFRTCSLDIAADDDRWRWFRPCLLASIDQCTAPCNMRISKEEYRKDIDRLRMFLDGNKKKLLTEMRAEMAVAAKGLLFEKAGRLRDEIRMLETLDDRGELDTHEQPEVFFIDPKKGLAGLKKVLGMDKTPRTIEGVDIAHLQGGETVASLVQFIDGLPFKPGYKRYKIRSVTGIDDFASIHEVVARRFKRLEDEGGLFPDILLIDGGKGQLNAGLAAFRALDITPPTIISLAKREEEIYIPGADEPLRLSRHAYALRLLQYVRDEAHRFAQHYHHMLRRKTTFGDDTK, encoded by the coding sequence ATGCGCTATATCCTCACAACACGCAAGTACAGCCCTAACAGTTTTTTCGAGGGAATCGTGGTTGACGACGGTCCGATCGAAGGGGAGCCGAAAAAGAAAAAAACTCGCGGTAGCCGCGCGTCGGATCCGGCAGCCCAACTCTCCGCAGAAACACCGGCCGAAGAAGCCGTGATCGCCGACGATGTGACGTTGCCGAAGCCTGAAGAACAAGCCACGGCCGACGCGGTTGATTCCGAGACTGTCGATCCCGAAACGAAGTCCGTGATCCTCGAATTCGGCCTAGGATACGGCCGCGCAGCCGCACGCGTGAAGGAGTTTCCGCACAAGCCGGGGGTCTATCTGATGAAGGATAGCACCGGTCGGGTCATCTACATCGGCAAAGCGAAAGACCTACGGAATCGGGCTTCGAGCTACTTCCTCAAGGTCGCCGCCGTCGAACGTCGGACGGCGGAACTAGTCCGCGAAATCTGCGACATCGACTACATCGAGTGCGACAGCGAAGTCGATGCGCTCTTGGCCGAGTCGCGGTTGATCAAAGACATTCAACCGAAATTCAATCAAGACCTGAAAGACGACAAGTCGTTTCCGTATCTCGAAATCTTCGTGCGCGAAGACTTTCCTCGCGTCGAATTCACGCGCGAGCCGCAAGACCGCGGCACGAAGCTTTACGGGCCGTTCGCCTCGGCCGGAAGCTTGCGCGGCGCGATCGCCGTGCTGCAAAAAGTCTTCAAGTTCCGCACCTGCTCGCTCGATATCGCGGCCGACGACGATCGTTGGCGTTGGTTTCGGCCCTGCCTCTTGGCGAGCATCGATCAATGCACCGCGCCATGCAACATGCGGATCTCGAAAGAGGAATATCGCAAAGACATCGACCGGCTCCGGATGTTCTTAGACGGCAATAAGAAGAAGCTTTTGACGGAAATGCGGGCTGAAATGGCCGTAGCGGCGAAAGGCTTGTTGTTCGAGAAAGCCGGCCGCTTGCGCGATGAGATCCGCATGCTGGAAACTCTTGACGACCGGGGCGAGCTCGATACGCATGAGCAGCCCGAGGTGTTCTTCATCGATCCGAAGAAGGGGCTCGCCGGATTGAAGAAGGTGCTCGGCATGGACAAAACTCCGCGGACGATCGAAGGAGTGGATATCGCACACTTGCAGGGAGGAGAGACGGTCGCTTCGCTCGTGCAATTCATCGACGGCCTGCCGTTCAAGCCGGGCTACAAGCGCTACAAGATCCGAAGCGTGACCGGCATCGACGACTTCGCGAGCATCCATGAAGTCGTCGCTCGGCGCTTCAAGCGGCTCGAAGACGAAGGAGGATTGTTTCCCGATATCTTGCTCATCGACGGCGGCAAGGGACAACTCAACGCCGGCCTCGCGGCGTTTCGCGCGCTCGACATCACGCCGCCGACGATCATCTCGCTCGCGAAGCGCGAAGAGGAGATTTACATTCCCGGCGCCGACGAGCCGCTCAGGCTCAGTCGACATGCCTACGCGCTACGGCTCTTGCAATACGTGCGCGATGAGGCGCATCGGTTCGCGCAGCATTATCATCACATGCTGCGCCGCAAAACGACCTTCGGCGACGACACGAAGTAG
- a CDS encoding division/cell wall cluster transcriptional repressor MraZ produces the protein MAASAADLILGEFSRTLDERFRVAVPSEMVALLGATDGRCVLAKERPGCLSLWEAKAWTERMQAGVELIRAKMRAGKLDGRSSQVQVLGRLLSTRHAEVQLGDRGRLLVPDGFRGFLKAVGGGEVMLVGAGVCIEIWHPPSWLDYLERRMPRFRKLFDQLAD, from the coding sequence ATGGCCGCTTCGGCAGCAGACTTGATCCTCGGAGAATTTTCCCGCACGCTCGATGAGCGCTTTCGCGTGGCGGTGCCGAGCGAAATGGTCGCGCTGTTGGGAGCGACGGATGGTCGCTGTGTGCTCGCGAAAGAACGGCCCGGGTGTCTCAGCCTTTGGGAAGCGAAGGCTTGGACCGAACGCATGCAGGCCGGCGTCGAATTGATTCGGGCCAAGATGCGGGCAGGGAAGTTGGATGGGCGCTCGTCGCAAGTGCAAGTGCTCGGGCGCTTGCTTTCGACCCGACATGCCGAAGTGCAACTCGGCGATCGAGGGCGTTTGTTGGTGCCCGACGGTTTCCGCGGCTTTCTTAAAGCCGTGGGAGGAGGAGAAGTGATGCTCGTCGGCGCCGGCGTCTGTATCGAGATTTGGCATCCGCCGTCGTGGCTCGATTATCTCGAACGGCGCATGCCTCGCTTCCGAAAACTATTCGATCAACTCGCCGATTGA
- a CDS encoding CTP synthase, with the protein MTKHIFVTGGVVSSLGKGLTSASVGMLLEQRGLRVRLQKFDPYINVDPGTMSPYQHGEVYVLDDGSETDLDLGHYERFTNGPLTRDSNYTTGQIYLSVINKERRGEFLGKTVQVIPHITNEIKSCVAKLAADDVDVVITEIGGTVGDIESLPFLEAIRQYSLDIGKENCLYIHLTLVPYLKAAGELKTKPTQHSVGQMREIGIQPDVLICRTERTISREDREKIALFCNLPLEAVIEEKDKDFSIYEVPFSLVENKLDELICKRLNLPAGRLKLDQWKELLHRLRNPREEISIAVVGKYAEHRDAYKSIYESLDHAGIANHAQVRIQRIQAEEVEREGPERLLSGYDGILIPGGFGERGIEGKIEAIRFARMRDIPFFGICLGMQCAAIEFARNVIGLEGAHSTEFSKDTKHPVICLLNEQKTITDMGGTMRLGAQPAMLEAGSKAEAAYGAAQITERHRHRYEFNNVYRQQFEAHGLRFTGKSPDGALVEILEYPAHPWFLAVQFHPEFKSKPIAAHPLFRDFIAAAIQRRNSRGGDPRGKELETQTIID; encoded by the coding sequence ATGACGAAACATATTTTCGTAACCGGCGGCGTCGTCAGTTCGTTGGGAAAAGGATTGACCAGCGCGTCGGTCGGCATGCTGCTCGAGCAGCGCGGCCTACGGGTTCGCTTGCAAAAGTTCGACCCTTATATCAACGTCGATCCCGGCACGATGAGCCCCTATCAGCACGGGGAAGTCTATGTGCTCGACGACGGGAGCGAGACCGACCTCGATCTCGGCCACTACGAGCGCTTCACGAACGGCCCCCTCACGCGCGACTCGAACTACACGACCGGTCAGATCTATCTTTCGGTCATTAATAAGGAACGGCGCGGCGAGTTCCTCGGCAAGACCGTGCAGGTCATTCCGCATATCACGAACGAGATCAAGTCGTGCGTGGCGAAGCTCGCGGCCGACGACGTCGATGTCGTCATCACCGAGATCGGCGGCACGGTCGGCGATATCGAAAGCCTGCCGTTTCTCGAAGCGATCCGGCAATATTCGCTTGATATCGGCAAAGAGAATTGCCTCTACATCCATCTCACGCTGGTTCCGTATCTCAAAGCGGCCGGCGAATTGAAGACCAAGCCGACGCAGCACTCGGTCGGCCAGATGCGCGAGATCGGCATCCAGCCCGACGTGCTGATTTGCCGCACCGAGCGGACGATCAGCCGCGAAGACCGCGAAAAGATCGCGCTGTTCTGCAATCTGCCGCTCGAAGCCGTGATCGAAGAGAAAGACAAAGACTTCTCGATCTACGAAGTGCCGTTCAGCTTGGTCGAAAACAAACTCGACGAGTTGATCTGCAAACGGCTGAACCTGCCAGCCGGTCGATTGAAGCTCGACCAGTGGAAAGAGCTACTGCATCGCTTGCGCAATCCGCGCGAAGAGATCAGCATCGCCGTCGTCGGCAAATACGCCGAGCATCGCGACGCGTATAAATCGATCTACGAATCGCTCGACCATGCCGGCATCGCCAACCACGCGCAAGTGCGCATCCAACGGATTCAGGCGGAAGAAGTCGAACGCGAAGGGCCCGAACGCCTCCTGTCGGGCTACGACGGCATTCTCATTCCCGGCGGCTTCGGCGAGCGCGGGATCGAAGGAAAGATCGAGGCGATTCGCTTTGCGCGGATGCGCGACATCCCGTTTTTCGGCATCTGCCTCGGCATGCAATGCGCCGCGATCGAATTCGCCCGTAACGTGATCGGTCTCGAAGGAGCACACTCGACCGAGTTCAGCAAAGACACCAAGCATCCCGTGATTTGCTTGCTCAACGAACAAAAGACGATTACCGACATGGGAGGCACGATGCGTCTCGGCGCGCAGCCCGCCATGCTCGAAGCCGGCAGCAAGGCCGAAGCGGCTTACGGCGCGGCGCAAATCACCGAGCGCCATCGCCATCGCTACGAGTTCAACAACGTTTACCGTCAGCAATTTGAGGCACACGGGCTCCGTTTCACGGGCAAAAGCCCCGACGGAGCGCTCGTCGAAATTTTGGAATACCCGGCCCATCCGTGGTTCTTGGCCGTGCAATTCCATCCGGAATTCAAGAGCAAGCCGATCGCCGCACACCCGCTGTTCCGCGACTTCATCGCGGCGGCGATTCAACGCCGCAACAGCCGCGGCGGCGACCCACGCGGCAAAGAACTGGAAACGCAAACGATCATCGATTGA
- the kdsB gene encoding 3-deoxy-manno-octulosonate cytidylyltransferase, giving the protein MKSFVVIPARLASTRLPQKLLLRETGKSLIQHTYESARRARRPSGYCVATDAEEIRREVVAFAGLAQMTSVDCASGTDRVAEVARQLPDDVEIIVNVQGDEPEIAGSSIDLAIEILERDPSLVMSTLATPIRTRAMLENPAVVKVVCDRRGRALYFSRSVVPHPREWDDALLAAEPAPFLQHIGLYAYRREFLMQIAALPPSRFEQIEKLEQLRVLEAGYEIGVGVVDEPTRGIDTPADYAAFVARAGRA; this is encoded by the coding sequence GTGAAATCTTTCGTCGTGATCCCCGCGCGGTTGGCTTCGACTCGGCTACCGCAAAAGCTTCTGCTTCGCGAGACCGGCAAGTCGCTGATTCAACACACTTATGAATCGGCGCGACGAGCACGACGCCCGTCGGGCTACTGTGTGGCGACCGACGCGGAAGAGATTCGGCGCGAGGTCGTCGCGTTTGCCGGCCTTGCGCAGATGACGAGCGTCGATTGCGCCAGCGGCACCGATCGCGTGGCCGAGGTGGCACGGCAACTCCCGGACGACGTCGAGATTATCGTCAACGTGCAAGGGGATGAACCGGAGATCGCGGGGAGCTCGATCGATCTGGCGATCGAAATCTTAGAGCGCGATCCATCGCTCGTGATGTCGACCCTGGCGACTCCGATTCGGACTCGGGCCATGCTGGAAAATCCGGCGGTCGTGAAGGTCGTGTGCGACCGGCGCGGCCGCGCGCTTTATTTCAGCCGGAGCGTCGTGCCGCATCCGCGCGAATGGGACGATGCGCTCCTGGCAGCCGAGCCTGCGCCGTTCCTGCAACACATCGGGCTCTATGCCTATCGGCGTGAGTTCTTAATGCAAATCGCGGCGCTTCCCCCGTCGCGATTCGAGCAGATCGAGAAGCTCGAACAGCTCCGAGTCCTGGAAGCGGGCTACGAAATCGGCGTGGGGGTCGTCGACGAACCGACGCGCGGCATCGATACCCCGGCCGACTACGCGGCGTTCGTGGCGCGCGCCGGCCGAGCCTAA
- the glmS gene encoding glutamine--fructose-6-phosphate transaminase (isomerizing), giving the protein MCGIVGYVGSRECIDFLVHGLRRLEYRGYDSSGVVTLGDATPLTVVKAAGRIDKLVAKLAQTPTNGTTGVGHTRWATHGPATDVNAHPHLGGNGIVAVVHNGVIENFRPLKQRLESLGYCFRSATDTEVVAHLVAEQLTKELAAEPIATIEEMAARNYEPLVNTVRAVLLKLHGTYGLGVVFRDFPGVIIAAKLGSPLVVGVGQGEHFLASDASPLVGSTDKIVYLNDHEIAVVTADSLRILHRDMGETTADVRTLDVRSNDVDKGDFEHFMLKEIFEQPDTLRNTMRGRLCVDEATAHFGGLNLTAKELRSVKRIVLTGCGTSWHAGLVGKYLIEELARIPVEVEYASELRYRNPPLDDGTLVFAITQSGETADTLAAMREMKRMGHMTLAISNVVGSTIAQEAHGGIYLHAGPEIGVASTKAFTSQCAALTMLALYLGRMRHLSHTQGARIIEQLQALPEHVRQALETDAAIRRIAAKYVDCRTFLYLGRQFNFPAALEGALKLKEISYIHAEGYPAAEMKHGPIALVDAETPSVFIVPKGALFDKVMSNMEEIKARGGPVIAITCPEGASAVELADDVIEIPAVADFLQPIVSAIPLQLLAYHIAVLRGCDVDKPRNLAKSVTVE; this is encoded by the coding sequence ATGTGCGGCATCGTCGGATATGTAGGAAGTCGCGAGTGCATCGATTTTCTCGTGCATGGCTTGCGCCGGCTTGAGTATCGCGGTTACGACAGTTCCGGCGTGGTGACGCTCGGCGATGCGACTCCGCTGACCGTCGTGAAGGCGGCCGGCCGCATCGACAAACTCGTCGCCAAGCTCGCGCAGACGCCGACCAACGGCACGACCGGCGTCGGGCACACGCGCTGGGCCACACACGGTCCGGCGACCGACGTAAACGCGCATCCGCATCTCGGCGGCAACGGCATCGTGGCCGTCGTGCATAACGGCGTGATCGAAAACTTTCGACCGTTGAAGCAACGCCTCGAATCGCTCGGCTACTGCTTCCGTTCCGCGACCGATACGGAAGTGGTCGCGCATTTGGTCGCCGAACAACTCACGAAAGAATTGGCCGCGGAACCGATCGCGACGATCGAAGAGATGGCGGCGCGAAACTACGAACCGTTGGTCAACACGGTCCGTGCCGTCTTGTTGAAGTTGCATGGCACTTACGGGTTGGGCGTCGTGTTTCGCGATTTCCCCGGCGTGATCATCGCGGCGAAGCTCGGCAGCCCGCTCGTCGTCGGCGTCGGACAAGGCGAACACTTTCTCGCGAGCGATGCCTCGCCGCTCGTCGGGAGCACCGACAAGATCGTGTACCTCAACGATCACGAGATCGCCGTCGTCACGGCCGACTCGCTGCGCATTCTTCATCGCGACATGGGAGAGACGACGGCCGACGTTCGTACGCTCGACGTGCGCTCGAACGATGTCGACAAAGGGGACTTCGAGCATTTCATGCTCAAGGAGATCTTCGAGCAGCCCGACACCTTGCGCAACACGATGCGCGGACGACTCTGCGTCGACGAAGCGACGGCACATTTCGGCGGCCTGAATCTTACCGCCAAGGAACTTCGCTCGGTGAAGCGCATCGTGCTGACCGGTTGCGGCACCAGTTGGCATGCAGGACTCGTGGGTAAGTATCTGATCGAAGAACTGGCGCGCATTCCGGTCGAAGTGGAGTATGCGAGCGAGCTGCGGTATCGCAATCCGCCGCTCGACGACGGCACGCTCGTCTTCGCGATCACGCAGTCGGGCGAAACCGCCGACACGTTGGCCGCGATGCGCGAGATGAAGCGCATGGGACACATGACCTTGGCGATCTCGAACGTCGTCGGTAGCACGATCGCCCAGGAAGCGCACGGCGGTATCTATCTGCATGCGGGCCCCGAGATCGGCGTCGCTTCGACGAAGGCTTTTACTTCGCAATGCGCCGCGCTGACGATGCTCGCGCTCTACCTCGGACGGATGCGGCACCTGAGCCATACGCAAGGTGCGCGGATCATCGAACAGTTGCAAGCCTTGCCCGAGCATGTTCGGCAAGCGCTCGAGACCGATGCCGCGATTCGTCGGATCGCCGCGAAGTATGTCGACTGCCGGACGTTCCTCTATCTCGGCAGGCAGTTCAACTTCCCGGCTGCTCTCGAAGGGGCCTTGAAGCTCAAGGAAATCAGCTACATCCACGCCGAAGGTTATCCGGCCGCGGAGATGAAGCATGGCCCGATCGCGCTCGTCGATGCCGAGACTCCGAGCGTGTTCATCGTGCCGAAGGGTGCGCTGTTCGATAAAGTGATGTCGAACATGGAAGAAATAAAAGCCCGCGGCGGACCGGTGATTGCGATCACTTGTCCGGAGGGGGCGAGCGCCGTCGAATTGGCCGACGATGTGATCGAGATCCCGGCGGTTGCCGACTTCTTGCAGCCGATCGTTTCGGCGATTCCGCTCCAGCTTTTGGCGTACCACATCGCGGTTCTCCGCGGCTGCGACGTCGACAAGCCCCGCAACCTCGCGAAGAGCGTGACTGTCGAGTAG